One window from the genome of Ideonella sp. WA131b encodes:
- a CDS encoding DMT family transporter, translating to MPAMSARQFWVLAALTLVWGLNWPVMKAGVSGLPDAPSAYPPLTFRALSMWLGLPVLGLALLWLKVPFAMPRRHWRELGLLTLSNMVVWHVVVIIGVQQLSSGRSAILGYTMPVFAALWGRWIWGDRLPAQAWAGVAAAGCGVLLLLWSELSAFGGHPDAVLAIVAAAAVWAWGTHRLRRSPIDLPLLAVVFWMTAVTAVVLTLAAALFERGQWRTPEPLVRGSIAYNAVAVFGFAHAAWFYLARTLPPVASSISVMLIPVLGVFSGALLLGETVHASDWAAVALIVLAIALVLLPRRP from the coding sequence ATGCCTGCGATGAGCGCGCGCCAGTTCTGGGTGCTGGCGGCTCTCACGCTGGTGTGGGGCCTCAACTGGCCGGTGATGAAGGCCGGGGTCAGCGGGCTGCCGGACGCGCCCAGTGCCTACCCGCCGCTCACCTTCCGCGCGCTGTCGATGTGGCTGGGGCTGCCGGTGCTGGGTCTGGCGCTGCTGTGGCTGAAGGTGCCGTTTGCGATGCCGCGCCGGCACTGGCGCGAACTGGGGCTGCTGACCCTGAGCAACATGGTGGTATGGCACGTGGTGGTGATCATCGGCGTGCAGCAGCTCAGCTCGGGGCGCTCGGCCATCCTTGGCTACACGATGCCGGTGTTTGCGGCGCTTTGGGGGCGCTGGATCTGGGGCGACCGCCTCCCGGCGCAGGCCTGGGCCGGCGTGGCGGCAGCCGGCTGCGGCGTGCTGCTGCTGCTGTGGAGCGAGCTCTCGGCCTTCGGCGGCCATCCCGATGCCGTGCTGGCCATCGTCGCGGCGGCCGCGGTCTGGGCCTGGGGCACGCACCGCCTGCGCCGCAGCCCGATCGACCTGCCGCTGCTGGCCGTCGTGTTCTGGATGACGGCGGTCACCGCGGTCGTGCTGACACTGGCCGCGGCACTGTTCGAGCGCGGGCAGTGGCGCACCCCCGAGCCGCTGGTGCGGGGCAGCATCGCTTACAACGCCGTGGCCGTGTTCGGCTTCGCGCACGCGGCCTGGTTCTACCTGGCGCGCACGCTGCCCCCTGTGGCCAGCTCGATCAGCGTCATGCTGATCCCGGTGCTGGGCGTCTTCAGCGGCGCCTTGCTGCTGGGTGAGACCGTGCACGCCAGCGACTGGGCCGCTGTGGCGCTGATCGTGCTGGCGATCGCGCTGGTGCTGCTGCCGCGCAGACCCTAG
- a CDS encoding N-acetylmuramoyl-L-alanine amidase, which yields MKRRDALGTTVLLITAPQLAHGAGILAVRVWPARDYTRVTVESDTPLAATHTLVEAPPRLVVDIDRLVLDAALRELVGQVRPDDPYIAGVRVGQYLPRVVRLVFDLKQPVRPEQFMLAPVEPYQHRLLFDLYPLQEADPLLALVRDKEAAEQRAARALQDALGELIARIESQPPVAVAPPPGAGPAAPAASAPPPVLQTPAPKPPPTPATPEERRKVDRLIIVAIDAGHGGEDPGAIGPTGLREKDVVLAVSLALRDRLNAVPGMRVMLTRDGDFFVPLAERVRKARRVQADLFVSIHADAFVRREARGASVFVLSERGATSSAARWMAERENAADRVGGVNLAGVAAVRDRQLLATMADMSTAAQIRDSLRLGGEVLQGIGRVGRLHKRQVEQAGFAVLRAPDIPSILVETAFISNPEEEQRLRDPAFRAQLVDALADGIQRYFARNPPLARRRVL from the coding sequence ATGAAGCGCCGCGATGCCCTCGGCACCACGGTGCTCTTGATCACGGCGCCGCAGCTCGCCCACGGCGCCGGCATCCTGGCCGTGCGCGTGTGGCCGGCCCGCGACTACACGCGCGTCACCGTCGAGTCCGACACTCCGCTGGCGGCCACGCACACGCTGGTGGAGGCGCCGCCGAGGCTGGTTGTCGACATCGACCGGCTCGTCCTCGACGCCGCGCTGCGCGAGCTGGTGGGCCAGGTGCGCCCCGACGATCCCTACATTGCCGGCGTGCGCGTCGGCCAGTACCTGCCGCGCGTGGTGCGGCTGGTCTTCGACCTCAAGCAGCCGGTGCGGCCCGAGCAGTTCATGCTGGCACCGGTGGAGCCCTACCAGCACCGGCTCCTGTTTGATCTCTACCCGCTGCAGGAGGCCGACCCGCTGCTGGCGCTGGTGCGCGACAAGGAGGCCGCCGAGCAGCGCGCCGCCCGGGCCCTGCAGGACGCCCTGGGCGAGCTGATTGCCCGCATCGAGTCGCAGCCGCCGGTGGCCGTGGCGCCGCCGCCCGGGGCCGGCCCGGCCGCCCCGGCGGCATCGGCACCGCCGCCCGTGTTGCAGACCCCGGCGCCCAAGCCGCCGCCGACGCCGGCCACGCCGGAAGAGCGCCGCAAGGTGGACCGGCTGATCATCGTCGCCATCGACGCCGGCCACGGCGGCGAAGACCCCGGCGCCATCGGCCCCACCGGCCTGCGCGAGAAGGACGTCGTGCTGGCCGTCTCGCTGGCACTGCGCGACCGCCTGAACGCCGTGCCCGGCATGCGCGTGATGCTCACGCGCGACGGCGACTTCTTCGTGCCGCTGGCCGAGCGCGTGCGCAAGGCGCGGCGGGTGCAGGCCGACCTGTTCGTGAGCATCCACGCCGACGCCTTCGTGCGGCGCGAGGCGCGAGGCGCCAGCGTGTTCGTGCTGTCGGAGCGCGGCGCCACCAGCAGCGCCGCGCGCTGGATGGCCGAGCGGGAGAACGCCGCCGACCGCGTGGGCGGCGTCAACCTGGCCGGCGTGGCCGCGGTGCGCGACCGCCAGCTGCTGGCCACGATGGCCGACATGAGCACGGCGGCGCAGATCCGCGACAGCCTCCGCCTGGGCGGCGAGGTGCTTCAAGGCATCGGGCGCGTCGGCCGGCTGCACAAGCGCCAGGTGGAGCAGGCCGGCTTCGCGGTGCTGCGCGCGCCCGACATCCCGAGCATCCTGGTGGAGACGGCCTTCATTTCGAACCCCGAGGAAGAGCAGCGCCTGCGCGACCCGGCCTTCCGGGCGCAGCTGGTGGACGCGTTGGCCGACGGCATCCAGCGCTACTTTGCCCGCAACCCGCCGCTGGCACGGCGGCGGGTGCTCTAG